The DNA region TCACAAAAAGCCAAAAGGGAAAGTACTAGAGTCAGCAAAAAAACAGGAAAATCAGCGAAAAGCCAGAGAAAGGATTTTTGTTGAACACCTAATTAGACGGATAAAAAGCTTTAGAATAGTGGCAGAAAGATTCCGA from Roseofilum casamattae BLCC-M143 includes:
- a CDS encoding transposase family protein, which encodes HKKPKGKVLESAKKQENQRKARERIFVEHLIRRIKSFRIVAERFRLWRQNYSRIVRVVCGLVRWRIGALILES